In the Treponema vincentii F0403 genome, CGGTACGGCTAGTATGCATATAACGATTTTCTTGACTGAAACCGGTAAAAATGCAATACTTATTTCGATTTTATAGGTATCTTCTAAAAGCTTCGGTTTTTAGATCTTCCCTTATACCTTTTTATAGGAGAAATATAATGAAGAAAAGCATTTGTATCCTTTTTTTGCTAACGGTATTTTCGGTAGGTTTTTTATCTGCCACCGTAAAGATGAACCTTGAGCTCGGCCCGGTGTATACCTATTTCGGTAGCAGTGCGTCTTTCGACGGCGGGCACAAATCATGGACAACCCATACCGGTGGTGTGAACATACTCTTCGGAGTCGAATTCGTCAAAAATTTCGGAGTATACGTAAACGCAAACCTTGCGTTCGGAAAGGAGTATTGGGATAAGTTTTCATCAAAGAAGCACTATTATGGAGACTTGGAAGAGGTAGACTTGACGTATGCAATCGACAGCCAGTTCGGGTTTTTCTATGTATTTCGCCCCATAAAAAAACTGGATCTT is a window encoding:
- a CDS encoding DUF2715 domain-containing protein codes for the protein MKKSICILFLLTVFSVGFLSATVKMNLELGPVYTYFGSSASFDGGHKSWTTHTGGVNILFGVEFVKNFGVYVNANLAFGKEYWDKFSSKKHYYGDLEEVDLTYAIDSQFGFFYVFRPIKKLDLTLGAGIGIGGSGYKHTYAKASSILNAERSQANIGGGINFTVSYMFTKMVGIYGGVSDTLYAPVYIKYSDGKTKPIESTNISGKIANSFNIKAGIQLVF